Part of the Desulfobacterales bacterium genome, GTTTAGAGGAGTTACTGGAGCTTTTGAAGGAGCTATGCGCGGCATTGAAATAGCAAAATCAGCTGGCATAGAATTTCAGCTTAACACAACTATCACAAAATTAAATTTTGAAAAATTTCCTGACATATTAGAACTTGCAGTTAATTTAGGTGCCGCTGCTCACCACATATTCCTTCTTGTGCCAACAGGTCGAGGAAAATATATTTTCGATAATTCAATCTCGTCAGAAGAATATGAAAAAACTTTAAACTGGTTTTATGAGCAGCGTTCAAAAATTAATTTACAGCTAAAAGCTACTTGCGCTCCTCATTATTATCGAATATTAAGGCAACGAGCTGCAAAAGAAGGCAAATCCGTTAATTTTGAAACTTATGGTTTAGATGCTGTAACAAGGGGTTGTTTAGGCGGAACAAGTTTTTGTTTTATATCCCATGTAGGAGTCGTCCAGCCTTGCGGATTTTTAGACTTAAATTGCGGCAATGTCAAAGAAACACCTTTTTCTAAAATATGGTCGGATTCCTCAATCTTCTTATCATTACGGGATTTCAGCAATCTTAAAGGCAAATGTGGACGATGTGAATTTAAAAAAGTTTGCGGAGGATGTAGAGCAAGGGCTTATGAAGTGACCGGCGATTATTTAGACGAAGAGCCGCTTTGTATATATCAGCCTAATTAGGTCCCATTATATAATTCCATTAATGACATATCATTACTATTTTTTAATGATAAAATCTGAATCTCCAATACTTTTAGCCTTAAGCAACTGAATGATATGTCAGTTTTA contains:
- the ahbD gene encoding heme b synthase, producing MKPNHHSQSGPGHLRLVAWEITRNCNLSCIHCRASATKGPYLGELDTDFCFKVIDEIASVGNPIVILTGGEPLLRNDIFEIAAYGTSKGLKMVMAPNGTLITKDIAEKMVASGIKRISISIDGPNKESHDSFRGVTGAFEGAMRGIEIAKSAGIEFQLNTTITKLNFEKFPDILELAVNLGAAAHHIFLLVPTGRGKYIFDNSISSEEYEKTLNWFYEQRSKINLQLKATCAPHYYRILRQRAAKEGKSVNFETYGLDAVTRGCLGGTSFCFISHVGVVQPCGFLDLNCGNVKETPFSKIWSDSSIFLSLRDFSNLKGKCGRCEFKKVCGGCRARAYEVTGDYLDEEPLCIYQPN